Proteins encoded together in one Acholeplasma hippikon window:
- a CDS encoding DUF3800 domain-containing protein produces MNHTKIYFDESRNTGEIKLKENKLNYNEQRYFILVGYIEDDEITNKYRKFKEKYLNILYPNNESKEIKGSDLLTRANNPLLNEFINDFIHGSNLLITIYDKKFFILTNFLVWLLGIPFKDLYPNDFMKFNEFLIKIDEVFLGIFINTINYKTKENIKKFIEYVISYDYKECITCELEIHIRDEFVGLVKAFYDQGEGYIEMLKDDIVAESIRIDKKSRNNIVNLTALGETILLYKLNNGSSNSSFKIYHDNIETVQKYMDYYFKKADIDLEFIDSKNNLSIQLADNVASIMGKFINNILPIQSDNSIKTALSKDKEWTRSNLSKIFNTVEKKNIKMVIHLIEQAFLNTYCNTTINELYKFKSELLINLDRRFYNEMYNHKTLVETDKLFKL; encoded by the coding sequence ATGAATCATACAAAAATATATTTTGATGAATCTAGAAATACAGGGGAAATTAAATTAAAAGAAAATAAACTCAATTACAATGAACAAAGATATTTTATTCTTGTAGGATATATAGAAGATGATGAGATAACAAACAAATATCGAAAATTTAAAGAAAAATACTTAAACATATTATATCCAAACAATGAATCTAAAGAGATCAAAGGGTCCGATTTATTAACACGGGCAAACAATCCTCTGTTAAATGAATTTATTAATGATTTTATACATGGTAGTAATTTACTTATAACTATTTATGATAAAAAGTTTTTTATTTTAACCAACTTTTTAGTATGGTTGTTAGGAATACCTTTCAAAGATCTTTATCCTAATGACTTTATGAAGTTTAACGAGTTCTTAATAAAGATAGATGAGGTATTCTTAGGTATATTTATTAATACTATAAACTATAAGACAAAAGAGAATATAAAAAAATTTATTGAATATGTAATAAGTTATGATTATAAGGAATGTATTACGTGTGAGTTAGAAATTCACATCAGAGATGAGTTTGTTGGTTTGGTAAAAGCATTTTATGATCAAGGAGAAGGCTATATAGAAATGCTAAAAGATGATATTGTCGCTGAGAGTATAAGGATAGACAAAAAGAGTCGAAACAACATTGTAAATTTGACTGCTTTAGGTGAAACAATATTACTTTATAAGTTAAATAATGGGTCAAGCAATAGTAGTTTTAAAATATATCATGACAATATAGAGACTGTTCAAAAATATATGGATTACTATTTTAAGAAAGCAGATATTGATCTTGAGTTTATTGATAGTAAAAACAATTTATCCATTCAATTAGCAGATAATGTAGCTAGTATTATGGGAAAATTTATAAATAATATTTTACCTATTCAATCTGACAATAGTATCAAAACTGCACTGTCTAAAGATAAGGAATGGACAAGAAGTAACTTATCAAAAATATTTAATACAGTAGAAAAGAAAAATATTAAAATGGTAATACATCTTATAGAACAAGCTTTTTTGAATACTTATTGCAATACAACTATTAATGAATTATATAAATTTAAATCTGAATTACTTATAAATCTAGATAGAAGATTTTATAATGAAATGTATAATCATAAAACCTTAGTAGAGACAGACAAATTATTTAAATTATAG
- a CDS encoding 6TM ABC transporter family protein, with translation MERQASFYDDFDIILINPEDETISYVNDEQGNIIYKITYEEVDGQYIQVVLTTKKGIEVGLPVYDGELVFIQIDSKKTFETNVLYSNSETINNLDNGELVFPINPFIMKSYDPIVSFKIVPFIDDGDVYLLKDNSNLENYLQSKNRWNYINNVSFTGSSTYLKSDYISKYDIFMILYTMITLLPVIFCLIVFNFLLRYQLDKRFDEIIIRNIFFASNKNIFNQFILEFLVMTAPITILGIIVSYSIIPVNIFYIPLFFVILIVIYMTFFTFSINARLKRVIREKRLEILLRSSE, from the coding sequence ATGGAGCGTCAAGCTTCATTCTATGATGATTTTGATATCATCCTTATCAATCCTGAAGATGAAACTATATCATATGTAAATGATGAACAGGGTAATATTATATATAAAATTACTTATGAAGAAGTTGATGGCCAATACATTCAAGTAGTACTTACAACAAAAAAAGGGATTGAAGTTGGATTACCGGTTTATGATGGAGAATTAGTTTTTATCCAAATAGATTCAAAAAAAACTTTTGAAACTAATGTTTTATATTCTAATTCGGAGACTATTAATAACCTTGATAATGGCGAGTTAGTATTTCCGATAAATCCATTCATTATGAAATCTTATGACCCAATTGTCAGTTTCAAGATTGTTCCATTTATTGATGATGGAGATGTGTACTTGTTAAAAGATAATAGTAACCTTGAAAATTATCTTCAAAGTAAGAATCGTTGGAATTATATCAATAATGTTTCATTTACTGGATCATCAACTTATCTTAAATCTGACTACATATCTAAATATGATATCTTCATGATTTTATATACAATGATTACTTTATTACCAGTCATTTTCTGCTTAATAGTTTTCAATTTCTTATTAAGATATCAGCTTGATAAGCGCTTTGATGAAATCATTATTAGGAACATATTTTTCGCATCAAATAAAAATATATTCAATCAATTTATTTTGGAATTTCTTGTAATGACAGCACCAATAACCATCTTAGGAATTATAGTTTCATATTCAATAATTCCAGTAAATATATTCTATATACCATTATTTTTTGTAATACTGATAGTCATTTATATGACATTCTTCACTTTCAGTATCAATGCTAGATTAAAACGTGTTATTCGTGAAAAAAGACTTGAAATCTTATTAAGGAGTTCAGAATGA
- a CDS encoding VOC family protein, translated as MQKVITSIWLQKDSTEAFNFYKEVFKDVKEHRKLELHHGSEYETTIRFMSIKNFTFMLMGNGPFELTEAISLAYLVNPFLNRNARSEIEDIYKKLVVGAKKIIQPLELEHPKAWIIDKFGLSWCIGYSSKIHKETLVMPYLVFTGKHHGFAKDAINYYQEIFPQFDLMQSFENKEEKTFISQIKLFKEPLLIGDDSFTKHFTEAFSLMVICEDQAEINSYWHKLSSFKESENCGWLKDKYG; from the coding sequence ATGCAAAAGGTTATTACATCCATTTGGCTACAAAAAGATTCAACTGAGGCATTTAACTTTTATAAAGAAGTATTTAAAGATGTAAAAGAACATCGAAAATTAGAACTTCATCATGGTAGTGAATATGAAACAACGATACGATTCATGAGTATAAAGAATTTCACATTCATGCTGATGGGTAATGGGCCTTTTGAATTAACAGAAGCTATCTCACTTGCCTACTTAGTAAATCCATTCTTAAATAGAAACGCTAGAAGTGAAATAGAAGATATTTATAAAAAATTAGTTGTTGGTGCGAAAAAAATCATTCAACCACTCGAATTAGAACATCCAAAGGCGTGGATTATAGATAAGTTTGGTTTATCATGGTGCATTGGATATTCAAGTAAAATCCATAAAGAAACGTTAGTTATGCCATATTTAGTATTTACTGGAAAACATCATGGATTTGCCAAAGATGCAATTAATTATTATCAAGAAATATTCCCTCAATTTGACCTCATGCAAAGTTTTGAAAATAAAGAAGAAAAAACATTTATTAGTCAAATCAAATTATTCAAAGAGCCATTATTAATTGGTGATGACAGCTTTACAAAGCATTTTACAGAAGCATTCTCTTTAATGGTTATTTGTGAAGACCAAGCTGAGATAAATAGTTATTGGCATAAGTTATCAAGCTTTAAAGAATCAGAGAATTGTGGATGGTTAAAAGATAAGTATGGATAA
- a CDS encoding ABC transporter ATP-binding protein — translation MIHIKIKNKSYGELNIFNNAELVINEGEFIAIKGPSGSGKTTLINIIGMLDQDYEGTYIFDGISLGDKYIKQYRKSFSYMFQTPFLIPYLNVYENIIMPLVNKGLKVTKPDLDNILKELNMLDKKYSNVNILSGGEKTRVSLARAIISDGKILVIDEPTGNLDPTHADIVIKSISRLRNLYNLTVIMVTHSNNFDHYYDRIVKIERGKLVDVN, via the coding sequence ATGATACATATTAAAATCAAAAATAAAAGTTACGGTGAACTTAATATATTCAATAATGCTGAATTAGTCATCAATGAAGGGGAATTTATCGCCATCAAGGGTCCTTCTGGTTCAGGCAAAACGACATTAATAAATATAATCGGTATGTTGGATCAAGATTATGAAGGAACTTATATCTTTGATGGCATCTCACTTGGTGATAAATACATCAAGCAATATAGAAAGTCTTTTTCCTATATGTTTCAAACGCCATTTTTAATTCCTTATTTGAATGTTTATGAAAATATTATCATGCCTTTGGTGAATAAAGGACTTAAAGTCACTAAACCGGATCTTGACAATATACTTAAAGAATTAAACATGCTTGATAAAAAGTATAGTAATGTCAATATATTATCTGGTGGTGAAAAAACAAGAGTCAGTCTAGCTCGTGCTATTATCTCGGATGGGAAGATTCTTGTCATTGATGAACCAACCGGTAATTTAGATCCAACTCATGCTGATATTGTCATTAAAAGTATAAGTCGTTTAAGAAACTTATATAATCTCACAGTGATTATGGTCACACATAGCAACAATTTTGATCATTATTATGATAGGATAGTTAAAATTGAACGTGGTAAACTTGTCGATGTCAATTAA